A genomic region of Amblyraja radiata isolate CabotCenter1 chromosome 16, sAmbRad1.1.pri, whole genome shotgun sequence contains the following coding sequences:
- the LOC116982213 gene encoding tubulin alpha chain-like — protein MNGAKLMRECLSIHIGQAGVQVGNACWELYCLEHGIQPDGQMPSDSTIGGGDDSFNTFFSETGAGKHVPRAVFIDLEPTVIDEVRTGTYRQLFHPEQLITGKEDAANNYARGHCSIGKEIVDLVLDRIRKLADLCTGLQGFLIFHSFGGGTGSGFTSLLMERLSVDYGKKSKLEFSVYPAPQISTAVVEPYNAVLVTHCTLEHSDCAFMMDNEAIYDVCRRNLDIERPTYTNLNRLMAQLVSSITASLRFDGALNVDLTEFQTNLVPYPRIHFPLVTYAPIISAEKAYHEELSVSQLTNACFEPANQLVKCDPRQGKYMACCMLYRGDVVPKDVNASIATIKTKRSIQFVDWCPTGFKVGINYQPPTVVPGGDLAKVQRALCMLSNTTAISMAWTRLNLKFDKMYAKRAFVHWYVGEGLEEGEFQDAREDMASLEKDYHEVAVDSADLERRGEEEE, from the exons ATGAACGGAGCGAAATTGATG CGCGAGTGTCTTTCAATCCACATCGGCCAGGCTGGCGTCCAGGTTGGCAACGCTTGCTGGGAGTTGTATTGCCTGGAGCACGGGATCCAACCGGATGGACAGATGCCCAGCGACTCGACCATCGGAGGCGGCGACGATTCGTTCAACACCTTCTTCAGCGAGACGGGCGCGGGCAAGCACGTACCAAGGGCCGTGTTCATCGACCTGGAGCCCACGGTGATCG ATGAGGTGCGGACCGGCACCTACCGCCAGCTCTTCCACCCCGAGCAGCTCATCACAGGCAAGGAGGACGCGGCCAATAACTACGCCCGGGGTCACTGCTCCATCGGCAAGGAGATCGTGGACCTGGTCCTGGATCGCATCCGGAAGCTG GCCGATCTCTGCACCGGACTGCAGGGGTTCCTCATCTTCCACAGTTTCGGGGGCGGCACCGGCTCGGGCTTCACATCCCTCCTCATGGAGAGACTCTCCGTCGACTACGGCAAGAAATCCAAGCTGGAGTTTTCCGTCTACCCGGCGCCGCAGATCTCCACCGCAGTGGTCGAGCCCTACAACGCGGTGCTGGTCACCCACTGCACCCTGGAGCACTCCGACTGCGCCTTCATGATGGACAACGAGGCCATTTACGACGTGTGTCGGCGGAACCTGGACATCGAGCGCCCCACCTACACCAACCTCAATCGCCTGATGGCACAGTTAGTGTCGTCTATCACCGCCTCGCTGCGCTTCGACGGCGCTCTCAACGTGGACCTGACTGAGTTCCAAACCAACCTAGTTCCCTACCCGCGCATCCACTTCCCGCTCGTCACCTACGCTCCCATTATTTCTGCAGAGAAGGCTTACCACGAGGAACTGTCCGTCTCCCAATTGACCAACGCCTGCTTCGAGCCGGCCAACCAGTTGGTGAAGTGCGACCCTCGCCAGGGGAAGTACATGGCGTGCTGTATGCtgtaccgcggggacgtggtgccCAAGGACGTCAATGCCTCCATCGCCACCATCAAGACAAAGCGCTCCATCCAGTTCGTGGACTGGTGCCCGACCGGGTTCAAG GTTGGCATCAACTACCAGCCCCCGACGGTGGTGCCGGGGGGCGACCTGGCCAAGGTGCAACGCGCCCTCTGCATGCTGAGCAACACCACCGCCATCTCCATGGCCTGGACCCGCCTCAACCTCAAATTCGACAAGATGTACGCCAAGCGGGCCTTTGTCCACTGGTACGTGGGAGAGGGGCTGGAGGAAGGAGAGTTCCAGGACGCGCGGGAGGACATGGCGTCGCTGGAGAAGGACTACCACGAGGTGGCCGTGGATTCCGCCGACctcgagagaaggggggaagaggaagaataa